Proteins from one Betaproteobacteria bacterium genomic window:
- a CDS encoding cytochrome P450, with product MSTIMQRAGAAPAGSASSPATGSIPHYPKDEARKSAPWFKRLLAAPPPWLLAPARALRVPNLLGIRVVARYLEVTEVLARTDVFAVPFGDEITALGGGKPFLLGIDDCDAHGEQLRVLMQIFRREDLKKIGKYAAEKARAQIDLAIAEARKNHERPPYRINAIKELITGVPLEIVARYYGIDMPDRQLFADAAIDVSGHLFGGNAKPEARGPRIAPAAAYLHDVVDASIGKAHPNADGDKIVERLLAYRDPANQQLAPEVVRAMLIGMIVGFVPTNTMAGGHILEVLLCKEQAMNAACHAARLGDDDLLNRCLLEALRFMPINPGPFRTCKKAFTIAADTPRAKTIPPNSKVLASTFAAMFDPRSVREPKSFNPGRPAADYLHFGHGLHWCIGAYIAQTQLTQTFKVLLQQAKVGRAAKDGRLKRRGNFPDRLYLEFQEPSR from the coding sequence ATGAGCACCATCATGCAACGGGCGGGCGCCGCGCCTGCGGGATCCGCATCGTCACCCGCTACCGGAAGCATTCCACACTATCCAAAGGACGAGGCACGCAAGAGCGCTCCATGGTTCAAGCGCCTCCTTGCGGCGCCGCCGCCGTGGCTACTGGCCCCGGCGCGCGCGCTGCGCGTGCCCAATTTGCTCGGCATTCGCGTCGTCGCGCGCTATTTGGAGGTCACGGAAGTACTGGCCCGCACGGACGTCTTTGCAGTGCCGTTCGGCGACGAGATCACCGCGCTGGGTGGCGGCAAGCCGTTCCTGCTCGGCATCGACGATTGCGACGCGCACGGCGAGCAGTTGCGTGTGCTGATGCAGATTTTCCGCCGTGAAGATCTGAAGAAGATCGGCAAGTACGCGGCCGAGAAAGCAAGAGCCCAGATCGACCTTGCCATCGCTGAGGCAAGGAAAAACCACGAGCGCCCTCCGTACCGTATTAATGCCATCAAGGAGCTGATCACCGGCGTGCCGCTGGAGATCGTTGCCAGGTATTACGGGATCGACATGCCGGATCGCCAACTCTTCGCCGATGCGGCAATCGACGTGAGCGGGCACCTCTTCGGGGGCAATGCGAAGCCGGAGGCCCGCGGCCCGCGCATCGCGCCCGCGGCGGCGTACTTGCACGACGTGGTCGATGCCTCGATAGGCAAGGCGCATCCGAACGCCGACGGAGACAAGATCGTGGAACGTCTGCTCGCCTATCGAGACCCTGCAAACCAGCAATTGGCGCCCGAGGTCGTGCGCGCCATGTTGATCGGGATGATCGTGGGGTTCGTGCCCACGAATACCATGGCAGGCGGCCATATTCTCGAGGTGCTTCTGTGCAAGGAGCAGGCGATGAACGCGGCATGCCACGCGGCCCGGCTCGGCGACGACGATCTGCTCAACCGCTGTCTGCTGGAGGCCTTGCGCTTCATGCCGATCAATCCGGGCCCATTTCGCACCTGCAAGAAGGCATTCACCATCGCCGCCGATACGCCGCGTGCAAAAACAATACCGCCGAATTCGAAGGTGCTTGCGTCGACGTTCGCCGCGATGTTCGATCCCCGGTCGGTGCGCGAACCGAAGTCCTTCAATCCAGGCCGTCCGGCAGCGGACTATCTGCACTTCGGGCACGGCCTGCACTGGTGCATCGGCGCGTACATCGCGCAAACCCAGCTCACACAGACGTTCAAGGTCCTGCTGCAGCAGGCGAAAGTGGGCCGAGCGGCGAAGGACGGGCGCCTGAAGCGGCGCGGCAATTTTCCGGATCGACTCTACCTCGAATTCCAGGAGCCCTCGCGATGA
- a CDS encoding aminopeptidase: MTMTGSIARALRRFVPWLALALLAGCDTAGYYMQALRGQAEMWQATRPIEVVIADPDAPKALKARLEYAMRVREFASSQLGLPDNSSYRGYADLKRPYVVWNLFATDAYSVRPRQWCFPIAGCVAYKGYFARAEAEAAAAELKRKGDDVFVGGVPAYSTLGYFNDPVLNTFIHYPQAQLARLIFHELAHQVVYAQDDTAFNESFAVTVEREGVRRWMQAHGSAAELAAFDRSQERRASFYAIVSKYRGRLDRLYNSGLPAGQMAQKKDEIFAELETEYQALKQSWGGFKGYDRWLGPNANNASLASVAVYTHLVPAFQALLERSGGDLPRFYEEARRLAAMPPTQRQAMLNALRRHAELTAADQQSAASP; the protein is encoded by the coding sequence ATCACGATGACGGGCTCGATCGCGCGCGCGCTGCGCCGCTTCGTCCCATGGCTCGCGCTCGCTCTGCTGGCCGGGTGCGATACGGCGGGCTATTACATGCAGGCGCTCCGCGGCCAGGCGGAGATGTGGCAAGCGACCCGGCCCATCGAGGTCGTCATTGCCGATCCCGATGCACCCAAGGCGCTCAAGGCGCGCCTCGAGTATGCCATGCGGGTGCGGGAATTCGCTTCTTCCCAGCTCGGCCTGCCGGACAACAGCAGCTACCGCGGCTATGCCGATCTGAAGCGGCCTTACGTCGTCTGGAACCTGTTTGCAACCGACGCCTACTCGGTGCGCCCGCGCCAGTGGTGTTTTCCGATCGCAGGCTGCGTCGCTTACAAGGGCTACTTCGCGCGCGCCGAAGCCGAAGCGGCGGCGGCGGAGCTCAAACGCAAGGGCGACGACGTCTTCGTTGGCGGCGTGCCGGCGTATTCCACGCTCGGCTACTTCAACGATCCGGTGCTCAATACCTTCATCCACTATCCTCAGGCGCAGCTCGCCCGGCTGATCTTCCACGAGCTCGCGCACCAGGTGGTCTACGCGCAGGACGACACCGCGTTCAACGAGTCGTTTGCGGTCACGGTGGAGCGCGAAGGCGTGCGCCGCTGGATGCAAGCGCACGGAAGCGCGGCCGAGCTCGCCGCCTTCGACCGCTCGCAGGAGCGGCGGGCGAGCTTCTATGCGATCGTCTCCAAGTACCGCGGCCGGCTCGACCGGCTCTACAACTCGGGGCTGCCGGCGGGCCAGATGGCGCAGAAGAAGGACGAGATATTCGCCGAGCTCGAGACCGAGTACCAGGCGCTCAAGCAATCATGGGGCGGCTTCAAGGGCTACGACCGATGGCTCGGCCCGAACGCGAACAATGCAAGCCTCGCCTCGGTGGCCGTCTACACCCATCTGGTGCCGGCCTTTCAGGCTTTGCTCGAGCGCTCGGGGGGCGACCTGCCGCGCTTCTACGAAGAGGCGCGGCGCCTTGCCGCCATGCCGCCGACGCAACGCCAGGCCATGCTGAATGCGCTCAGGCGGCACGCCGAGCTCACTGCGGCTGACCAGCAAAGCGCCGCCTCGCCCTGA
- a CDS encoding SpoIIE family protein phosphatase has product MIDSASLCLRVAALTHVGLRRSSNEDCIAVGGRILSESMDQPWLSVQNLESPCACLVADGMGGHPAGEVASRAAIESMLSGLARVEPEAAGLDALLRATNQFLFTEMARCPSWYGMGTTLAGIVTGPERLVAFNVGDSRIYRIERGAVEQVSVDDSETVGMGLLFSRLPARVLSQCLGGFPDTAEIAPHLVELPLLEGSRYLICSDGLYDMLSDAAISRCLDPDPVRTVAALFEAAMDEGGIDNISIVLAGIERGGLHERY; this is encoded by the coding sequence ATGATCGATTCCGCAAGCCTGTGCCTGCGCGTCGCCGCACTGACGCATGTCGGGCTGCGCCGCAGCAGCAACGAGGATTGCATCGCCGTCGGCGGCCGCATCCTGAGCGAGTCGATGGACCAACCGTGGCTGTCGGTGCAAAACCTCGAATCCCCGTGTGCATGCCTGGTGGCCGACGGCATGGGCGGGCATCCCGCGGGCGAAGTCGCGAGCCGGGCGGCGATCGAATCGATGCTCTCGGGCCTCGCCCGCGTTGAGCCCGAAGCCGCGGGCCTGGACGCGCTGCTGCGCGCAACGAACCAGTTCCTGTTCACAGAGATGGCGCGCTGCCCGTCCTGGTACGGCATGGGCACCACACTCGCCGGCATCGTGACCGGCCCCGAGCGCCTGGTCGCGTTCAATGTCGGCGACAGTCGCATCTATCGGATCGAACGAGGCGCCGTGGAGCAAGTGAGCGTCGATGACAGCGAGACGGTCGGCATGGGATTGCTCTTCAGCCGACTGCCCGCGCGCGTGTTGAGCCAATGTCTCGGCGGCTTCCCCGACACGGCCGAGATCGCGCCGCACCTGGTCGAGCTGCCCCTGCTCGAAGGCAGCCGCTATCTCATCTGCAGCGACGGCCTGTACGACATGCTGAGCGACGCGGCGATTTCGCGCTGTCTCGATCCGGACCCGGTTCGAACCGTGGCAGCGCTGTTCGAAGCGGCCATGGACGAAGGCGGCATCGACAACATCTCGATCGTGCTCGCGGGCATCGAACGCGGCGGATTGCACGAACGGTACTGA
- a CDS encoding cyclic nucleotide-binding domain-containing protein, with translation MASTARNRGSEKALRNIELFAGIADSSLDRISHECTWRTCHPGQQVISRESRDRHVYFIVSGKVRVSAYSAAGREVAFRDVGAGKCFGEISAIDGLPRSANVEALEESVVASVSPQLFWKLLETEPSVMANVVRLLTATIRSLSDRLFELSTLGIQNRVHAEILRLAKEAGLQGRAAIIDPVPRHVDIASRISTNREQVTKELSAMARQGLVEKRGRALIVPDVGRLERIVAEVRRST, from the coding sequence ATGGCGAGCACGGCCAGAAATCGAGGCTCCGAAAAGGCACTGCGGAACATCGAGCTGTTCGCCGGGATCGCGGACTCGTCGCTCGATCGGATCTCCCACGAATGCACCTGGCGAACCTGCCACCCCGGCCAGCAGGTCATCTCCCGCGAATCGAGAGACCGGCACGTGTACTTCATCGTATCGGGAAAGGTGCGCGTCAGCGCGTATTCGGCCGCGGGTCGGGAAGTGGCGTTTCGCGACGTCGGCGCCGGCAAGTGCTTCGGCGAGATCTCGGCCATCGACGGCCTGCCCCGGTCCGCCAACGTCGAAGCGCTGGAAGAATCGGTGGTCGCCTCGGTTTCACCCCAGCTTTTCTGGAAGCTGCTGGAAACCGAGCCCTCCGTCATGGCGAACGTCGTGCGCCTGCTCACCGCCACGATCCGGTCGCTCTCCGACCGGCTGTTCGAGCTGAGCACACTCGGGATTCAGAACCGCGTGCATGCGGAAATCCTGCGGCTTGCCAAGGAAGCAGGCTTGCAGGGCCGAGCGGCGATCATCGATCCCGTGCCCAGGCACGTCGACATTGCGAGCCGCATCAGCACCAACCGGGAGCAGGTCACCAAGGAGCTTTCGGCGATGGCGAGGCAGGGGCTCGTCGAAAAACGCGGTCGGGCCTTGATCGTGCCGGATGTCGGACGGTTGGAGCGGATCGTCGCGGAGGTGCGCCGCAGCACCTGA
- a CDS encoding glycosyltransferase — MPMRSPSAKPRCGAWSIPKRNQGKRAALAAGFRRARGSVLVTIDSDSVIEPGTLAAMAGPFRDAKVGAVAGKVAAFNRDRGWLPRMLHVRYILSFDFQRSVQSTYGTVYCCPGALAAYRAQIVHKVLDTWLDQRFLGARCTFGEDRALTNAILAEGYDSVYQGSAVVHTLVPETYSKLCKMYLRWDRSYVREEIRFARIVWSRPAIPMLLCVLEKTVTNLRYPVAWLAFVLLATRVISNPISLLRVLVAIGIGASFYMLYYLYSERSARFVYGILYAYFAFFALWWIFPYALLTVRARSWMTR, encoded by the coding sequence ATGCCGATGCGATCGCCGAGTGCGAAGCCGCGTTGCGGCGCGTGGTCGATCCCGAAGCGCAATCAAGGCAAGCGCGCCGCGCTGGCCGCGGGATTCCGGCGCGCTCGCGGCTCGGTGCTGGTGACCATCGACTCCGACAGCGTGATCGAGCCCGGCACGCTGGCCGCCATGGCCGGCCCCTTTCGCGATGCGAAGGTCGGCGCAGTGGCGGGCAAGGTGGCCGCATTCAACCGCGACCGCGGCTGGCTGCCGCGGATGCTGCACGTGCGCTACATCCTTTCCTTCGACTTCCAGCGCAGCGTCCAGTCGACCTACGGCACGGTCTATTGCTGCCCCGGCGCGCTCGCGGCATACCGCGCTCAGATCGTGCACAAGGTGCTGGATACCTGGCTCGACCAGCGTTTCCTCGGCGCACGCTGCACCTTCGGTGAAGACCGCGCGCTCACCAACGCGATCCTGGCCGAGGGCTACGATAGCGTCTACCAGGGCAGCGCCGTGGTGCACACGCTGGTGCCCGAAACCTACAGCAAGCTGTGCAAGATGTACCTGCGCTGGGATCGCAGCTACGTGCGCGAGGAGATCCGCTTTGCGCGCATCGTCTGGAGCCGGCCTGCGATCCCGATGCTGCTCTGCGTGCTGGAGAAGACCGTCACCAATCTGCGCTATCCCGTCGCCTGGCTCGCGTTCGTGCTGCTCGCCACCCGGGTCATCAGCAACCCGATCTCGCTGCTGCGGGTGCTGGTCGCAATCGGCATCGGCGCCTCGTTCTACATGCTGTACTACCTCTACAGCGAGCGCTCGGCGCGCTTCGTGTACGGCATCCTGTACGCCTACTTCGCGTTCTTCGCTTTGTGGTGGATTTTTCCCTACGCCCTGCTCACCGTGCGCGCGCGGTCATGGATGACCCGGTAA
- a CDS encoding YbhB/YbcL family Raf kinase inhibitor-like protein — protein MKLVSSCFGDNQEIPVECAFCAPDAKTHVTLSKNLNPDLSWSDLPAGTRSLVLICHDRDVPSKPDDVNQEGRTIAAALPRVDFYHWILVDLDPASGPIRKGEFSDAVQPKGKGGPAGPRGTRQGVNDYSAWFAGDKDMEGDYFGYDGPCPPWNDTIVHHYVFTLYALDVAKCPLQGNFKGADVLNAIQGHVLGSAALTGSYALNPSVRV, from the coding sequence ATGAAACTCGTAAGCTCGTGCTTTGGCGACAACCAGGAGATCCCGGTCGAATGCGCGTTCTGCGCGCCCGACGCGAAGACGCACGTCACGCTATCGAAAAATCTCAATCCCGATTTGAGCTGGTCCGACCTGCCGGCAGGAACGCGTTCGCTGGTGCTGATCTGCCACGACCGCGATGTGCCGAGCAAGCCCGACGACGTGAACCAGGAAGGGCGCACCATTGCGGCGGCGCTGCCGCGAGTGGACTTCTATCACTGGATACTGGTCGATCTCGATCCGGCCTCGGGTCCGATCCGCAAGGGCGAGTTCTCCGATGCCGTGCAGCCCAAGGGCAAGGGAGGTCCCGCGGGCCCGCGCGGCACGCGTCAGGGCGTCAACGACTATTCGGCCTGGTTCGCCGGCGACAAGGATATGGAGGGCGACTATTTCGGCTACGACGGCCCGTGTCCGCCCTGGAACGATACGATCGTGCATCACTACGTGTTCACTCTCTACGCGTTGGACGTAGCGAAGTGTCCGCTGCAGGGCAACTTCAAGGGCGCGGATGTGCTCAACGCCATCCAGGGGCACGTGCTGGGCTCGGCCGCGCTGACCGGAAGCTATGCGCTCAATCCGAGCGTGAGGGTGTAG
- a CDS encoding AAA family ATPase produces the protein MKMPVQPISQVERGAERRPLSILFCDLVESSQLAARLDPEDLREVYSRVARRVSEVARSFDGFVAEYPGDATLVYFGYPYAHENDAECAIRAALQLVEELQTLVLAEDYAPRVRVGIATGLVVVGADDGANGTELRHAAGQTPNIASRLQHLAQPGEVVIDDSTRRLTGRLFDYANLGVTSLRGLPDMQVWRVLGPAFVESRFEAQRAGQLGPLVGRAAEQSRLAYLWREAAGGAGRVVLLSAEAGVGKSRLVASLLDSLADETLTRIRYFCSPHLKDSPLHPVIQQLQRSTRIERKDPDDVKLQRLGESLLAPREGELELFASLLGIPGAGAAAPETPQQRKERTLDALVRQLDLLTRANPLLLVFEDAHWSDATTLDLLQRVVALIASRPALLIVTARPELELQWSSEPHVATVALGPLPPDQSAVLIEQLAGRGRLQADVIQDVVDRTDGVPLYIEELTKAILEVQEQSTQRLMQRVLRHNPAIPVPLHASLLTRLDRLGPARSIAELAAALGREFSYELLAAVADVPEEELRTAVNRLVQSGLLIETRASPQTSYVFKHALVQDAAYETMLRAKRVKLHERIAAVLEGVFPESLATHPEIVAHHCSEAGMVGKAVQYWLSAGYRAMAQWAMVEVIARLERGLGLLPKLPDSPERHALELKFELARGKALIATRGYAEASTGAAFSRAHELCTLLGSPPEVLAVLHGEWTHALLRGDMAAASARAAAVLRNGEERADPLWLLMGCRLSGVTCFPAGEFEAGRRHLERGLALFDPARRPLYEKFTVDDPRVVMRAYLAYIALALGDAHQAQAHCEAALDEARSLRQPYSIAHALIAATYVALYLGRPERAEASLTQLVALADEQRIAYYAAFGTLFRGLSLLTAGDAPAAEEWLQRGIEAYRATSSTLYIPSFLLWLAQAQHCLRRETRALELVGEALELATQTGMCNDLADMYRLRGELQCLLGQPDKGVESLHAALALAARQDAKWAALKAATALARELHSRGERAQARELLARSHQAVQEGHDLAAYREASALLTAL, from the coding sequence ATGAAGATGCCGGTGCAGCCGATTTCTCAGGTCGAGCGAGGTGCGGAGCGGCGGCCGCTGTCCATACTCTTCTGCGATCTGGTCGAATCGAGCCAGCTCGCGGCGCGACTCGATCCTGAAGACCTGCGCGAAGTGTATTCCCGCGTGGCCCGGCGGGTGAGCGAGGTCGCGCGCAGCTTCGACGGCTTCGTCGCCGAGTACCCTGGAGATGCGACCCTGGTGTACTTCGGCTACCCGTATGCGCACGAGAACGACGCCGAGTGCGCTATCCGCGCGGCATTGCAGCTGGTCGAAGAGCTGCAGACGCTGGTCCTCGCCGAGGACTACGCCCCGCGAGTGCGCGTCGGCATCGCCACAGGACTCGTTGTCGTCGGAGCGGACGACGGCGCGAACGGCACCGAGCTGCGCCATGCGGCCGGCCAGACGCCGAACATCGCGTCGCGCTTGCAGCACTTGGCGCAGCCGGGTGAGGTGGTCATCGACGACAGCACGCGCAGGTTGACCGGCCGCCTGTTCGACTATGCCAACCTGGGGGTGACCTCCCTGCGGGGCCTGCCTGATATGCAGGTCTGGCGCGTGCTGGGGCCGGCATTCGTCGAGAGCCGATTCGAAGCGCAGCGTGCCGGTCAGCTCGGCCCGCTCGTCGGACGCGCTGCCGAGCAGAGCCGTCTCGCCTATCTGTGGCGCGAGGCTGCCGGCGGGGCAGGCCGGGTAGTGCTGCTGTCGGCGGAGGCTGGCGTAGGCAAGTCGCGCCTGGTCGCCAGTCTGCTCGATTCCCTGGCGGACGAGACGCTCACGCGGATACGTTACTTCTGCTCGCCGCACCTGAAGGACTCTCCGCTGCACCCAGTCATCCAGCAACTGCAGCGCTCGACCCGGATCGAGCGCAAGGATCCGGACGATGTGAAGCTCCAGCGCCTGGGGGAATCCTTGCTGGCGCCGCGCGAGGGTGAGCTCGAACTGTTCGCGAGCCTGCTCGGCATTCCGGGCGCGGGAGCGGCTGCGCCGGAGACTCCGCAGCAACGCAAGGAGCGCACGCTAGACGCCTTGGTTCGTCAACTGGATCTGCTTACGCGAGCGAATCCGCTGCTGCTGGTGTTCGAGGATGCGCACTGGAGCGACGCCACCACCCTGGACCTTCTGCAGCGTGTGGTGGCATTGATTGCAAGCCGTCCAGCGCTGCTGATCGTCACCGCGCGTCCGGAGCTCGAGCTTCAATGGAGCAGTGAACCCCATGTCGCGACCGTCGCGCTCGGTCCGCTGCCTCCGGATCAAAGCGCCGTTCTGATCGAGCAGCTGGCCGGACGGGGCCGCTTGCAGGCGGACGTCATCCAGGATGTCGTCGATCGGACCGATGGCGTACCCCTATACATCGAGGAGTTGACGAAGGCCATCCTCGAAGTGCAGGAGCAAAGCACGCAGCGGCTCATGCAGCGGGTGCTGCGGCATAACCCCGCCATCCCGGTACCGCTGCACGCCTCGTTGCTCACGCGGCTGGACCGGCTCGGCCCGGCGCGGTCGATCGCCGAGCTCGCCGCCGCCTTGGGTCGGGAGTTTTCCTATGAGCTCCTGGCCGCGGTCGCCGACGTGCCCGAAGAGGAATTGCGCACTGCAGTGAATCGGCTCGTTCAGAGCGGACTGCTGATCGAGACGCGCGCCTCGCCGCAGACCAGTTACGTCTTCAAGCACGCGCTGGTGCAGGATGCTGCGTATGAGACCATGCTGCGCGCCAAGCGCGTGAAGCTGCACGAGCGCATCGCCGCGGTCCTGGAAGGCGTCTTCCCCGAGTCGCTCGCCACGCATCCCGAGATCGTAGCTCACCACTGCAGCGAGGCGGGGATGGTGGGCAAGGCTGTCCAATACTGGTTGAGCGCGGGCTATCGCGCCATGGCGCAATGGGCGATGGTGGAAGTGATCGCGCGCCTGGAGCGCGGTCTCGGACTGCTGCCGAAGTTGCCCGATTCGCCCGAACGGCACGCGCTGGAGCTCAAGTTCGAGCTGGCGCGCGGCAAGGCCTTGATCGCCACCCGGGGCTATGCCGAGGCATCCACGGGCGCGGCATTCTCGCGCGCCCACGAATTGTGCACGCTGCTCGGCAGCCCACCCGAAGTGCTCGCGGTGCTGCACGGCGAGTGGACGCACGCGCTGTTGCGGGGGGATATGGCTGCAGCTAGTGCGCGTGCTGCAGCAGTGTTGCGCAATGGCGAGGAACGGGCAGACCCGCTGTGGCTGCTGATGGGGTGCAGGCTTAGCGGGGTGACTTGCTTTCCCGCGGGCGAATTCGAGGCGGGACGGCGCCACCTCGAGCGCGGACTTGCGTTATTCGACCCGGCCCGCCGGCCACTGTACGAAAAGTTCACGGTCGACGATCCCAGGGTCGTGATGCGGGCCTATCTCGCCTACATCGCTCTCGCCCTTGGCGACGCGCACCAGGCGCAGGCGCATTGCGAGGCGGCGCTCGATGAGGCACGCAGTCTGCGCCAACCCTATTCGATCGCCCATGCCCTGATTGCAGCGACCTATGTGGCGCTCTACCTGGGTCGTCCCGAGCGCGCGGAAGCATCCCTCACTCAGCTGGTCGCCTTGGCCGACGAGCAGCGCATCGCATACTACGCTGCGTTCGGCACCCTTTTCAGAGGGCTGTCGCTGCTTACGGCCGGGGACGCGCCGGCGGCCGAAGAATGGCTTCAGCGCGGCATCGAGGCCTACCGCGCGACCAGCAGCACCCTCTACATTCCGAGCTTCCTGCTCTGGCTGGCGCAAGCCCAGCACTGCTTGCGGCGCGAAACGCGCGCCCTCGAGCTCGTCGGGGAGGCGCTCGAGCTGGCCACCCAGACCGGGATGTGCAACGACCTGGCGGACATGTATCGGCTGCGCGGCGAGCTTCAATGCCTGCTCGGCCAACCCGACAAAGGCGTCGAGAGCCTGCATGCGGCGCTCGCCCTGGCCGCACGACAGGACGCGAAATGGGCAGCGCTCAAGGCGGCTACCGCCCTCGCGCGCGAACTGCATTCCAGGGGCGAGCGGGCGCAAGCACGAGAGCTGCTTGCGCGGTCGCATCAGGCGGTGCAGGAAGGCCACGACCTGGCGGCGTATCGCGAAGCCTCGGCGCTTCTGACAGCGCTCTGA
- a CDS encoding alpha/beta fold hydrolase: MRRRRIMVNETDETVVVLLSGLWTPAWVMLLLQRRIERAGLRCVRFGYASARMGLEENSRCLASFVRALGSPRVCIVGHSLGGVIALHAAAAHALANVRRIVMMGSPYGDSYAARSLARWSFGRWMLGRTVPAWLAGTRPCPPQGVEVGVITGTLAVGLGTLVAPDMPRPHDGVIRAQETRVPGMTAHVELSVSHIGMAFSKRVGRLVVRFLLHGRFEPAGQAQPALAVDERCPLGPKRESR, translated from the coding sequence ATGCGGAGGCGTCGGATCATGGTGAACGAAACGGACGAAACAGTCGTAGTGCTGCTGTCAGGCTTGTGGACGCCCGCCTGGGTCATGCTTCTGCTGCAGCGGCGGATCGAACGGGCGGGGCTGCGTTGCGTGCGTTTTGGCTACGCTTCGGCGCGAATGGGGCTCGAAGAGAACTCTCGGTGCTTGGCGAGCTTCGTGCGGGCACTCGGTTCGCCGCGCGTGTGTATCGTCGGACATAGCCTTGGCGGTGTCATCGCGCTGCATGCCGCGGCGGCGCACGCGCTCGCCAATGTCCGCCGCATCGTGATGATGGGAAGCCCCTATGGTGACAGCTACGCCGCGCGCAGCCTGGCGCGCTGGTCGTTCGGGCGCTGGATGCTGGGCAGAACCGTTCCGGCGTGGCTTGCAGGCACGAGGCCGTGCCCGCCCCAAGGCGTCGAAGTGGGCGTCATCACCGGTACCCTGGCAGTGGGGCTCGGCACGCTGGTCGCGCCCGACATGCCGCGCCCGCACGATGGGGTCATCCGCGCGCAGGAGACGCGCGTTCCGGGAATGACCGCGCACGTCGAGTTGTCGGTAAGCCATATCGGCATGGCGTTTTCGAAGCGTGTCGGGCGTCTGGTCGTGCGGTTTCTACTGCACGGCCGCTTCGAACCGGCGGGACAGGCACAGCCGGCGCTTGCCGTGGACGAGCGTTGCCCGCTCGGACCTAAGCGGGAATCACGATGA